CCACGGTGTCATCCGCATCGTCCTCGTAGTGCTGCGCCATATCCCTCTCCTTTGTCCTGCTCGGAACGAAAGCCGGAACAGGGAGTTGAGCGAAAGGTTCCGGATGGAGTTACACATGGCTGCACATCGCGCTCAATGGAAAGGCCACATCAAGATCGGTGAGATCAGCTGTGGCGTCGGTCTCTATACGACGGCCTCCACGTCAGATCGCATCGCCTTCCACATCATCAACAAAGCCACGGGCAACCGGGTCCGCCGGGAATTTGTTGACAGCGAAACCGAAGAAACGGTCGACCGCGACGAGCAGATCAAAGGCTTCGACATCGGCGACGGCCAGTACATCATGATCGATCCGCAAGAGGTCACCGCCGTCATTCCGGATTCCGACAAGATGTTGGAAATCGAAGCTTTTCTTTCCTGCTCCGATGTAGACGATCTCTATTTCGACAAGCCGTATTACCTCTTGCCGACTGATGACGTCTCGGAAGACGCGTTCGCCGGACTGCGCGACGCACTCAAGGAAGCCGACGTAACGGCAATCGCCAGGACCGTTCTGTTCCGCCGGATGCGTACCGTTCTGATCCGGCCGCACGGGCGTGGTCTCATCGCCACCACGCTCAACTTCGACTATGAAATCCGATCATCGGAAGAAGCCTTCAAGGAAATGCCGGAGATCAAGGTCGAAGGCGAGATGCTCGATCTGGCCAAGCATATCATCGGCACCAAGAAGGGCGAGTTCGATCCGGCGAAATTCGATGACCGCTACGAAAACGCGCTGGCAGAACTGGTTAAGGCCAAAGCCGAGGGCAAGACGCTTCCCAAACCCAAGCCCGTCAAGGTTTCCAAACCC
This genomic window from Sinorhizobium sp. B11 contains:
- a CDS encoding Ku protein — encoded protein: MAAHRAQWKGHIKIGEISCGVGLYTTASTSDRIAFHIINKATGNRVRREFVDSETEETVDRDEQIKGFDIGDGQYIMIDPQEVTAVIPDSDKMLEIEAFLSCSDVDDLYFDKPYYLLPTDDVSEDAFAGLRDALKEADVTAIARTVLFRRMRTVLIRPHGRGLIATTLNFDYEIRSSEEAFKEMPEIKVEGEMLDLAKHIIGTKKGEFDPAKFDDRYENALAELVKAKAEGKTLPKPKPVKVSKPNDLLKALRESAGVGEAKAKTAANANARKPRKTTSRKSTTRTAHKKAS